Part of the Streptomyces sp. NBC_01460 genome, AGCGCAACAGCAGGAACCACTGCACCTACTCCGTACGCCAGGAGCTCTCACCCCGCGAGGACGGCAGCCGCCGCTCCTTCGCCCGGGGCGGGTACGCCAGCCTCAAAGCCGCCCAGGCCGACCTCGACCACGTACGCGCCCTCCTCGGGCTCGCCGATTCGGACGACCCCGAGGGCACCGAACTCATCGCCGAGATGCTGGCCGAGGTCAGCCGCGAACGCTCGCCCCTGCCCGAGGTCGAGGAGACCAAGCGGCGCCTCAACGCCGGCCAGGACCTCATCGGCAGCCTGACCGTCGCCGAATGGCTCGACCGGTGGCTGGCCGGCAAGCGCATACGCAAGTCCGGCCTCAACCGCTACGAGACCGATATCCGCGTCCATCTGAAGCCGCGCATCGGCAACCGGCGCCTGGACCGGCTGCGCGTCAGCCACCTCAGCGAGATGTTCACCGACATCCGTGAGGCCAACGCCCAGATCTTGGAGGACAACGCCCAGCGACGGACCGCACTCGACAACCTGGCGACGGTGCCGTGGAAGGGCGTCGGGAACCGCGCCCGCCGCAAGGCCATGAAGGCCGCGATCGACGAGATGCCGCCCTTCAGGCGTGTCACCGGACCGGCCACGCGCCTGCACGTGAAAGCCACCCTCCGGGCCGCCCTGAATGACGCGATCGGGCAGCAGATCATTACGTTCAACCCGGCCGCCCACGTCGAGATCGACCCTGTACGCAAGCCGAAGGCGCTCGTGTGGACCGATGAGCGGGTCGCCAAGTGGGAGCAGACGGGCGAGAAGCCGTCACCCGTGATGGTCTGGACTCCTCAGCAAACCGGTGCCTTCCTCGACTTCGTCGCCGAGGACCGGCTGTACGCGATGTGGCACCTGATCGCCTTCCGGGGCCTGCGCCGTGGCGAGGCATGCGGGCAGCCGTGGTCGGAGACGAATCTCGACACCCACTTCCTCACCGTCTCCTCTCAACTCGTGCAGGACGGTTGGGAAGTGGAGGCGTCCGATCCTAAGACCGACAGCGGTTCCCGCGTGGTCGCCCTTGACGACGACACCGTCGATGTCCTGAAGCACCACCGAGAACGGCAGGACAAGGCCCGCGAAGAGTGGGGTACAGCCTGGATCGAGACCGGCCACGTCTTCACACAGGAAGACGGCTCCTGGCTCCACCCCGGCAAGGTGACCGACCTCTTCGAGCGCCTCGTCGCCGCCTCCGGCCTCCCGCCGATCCGCCTGCACGACCTGCGGCACGGCGCGGCCACCCTCATGCTCGCCGCTGGCATCGACATCAAGATCGTCTCGGACACGCTCGGGCACAGCGACACCCGAATCACGCGGGATATCTACCAGAGCGTCCTCCCCCACGTCGGCAAGAGCGCAGCCGAGGCCACCGCGAAGCTCGTCCCCCTCCAGCGCAAGACCGAGGCCGAGAAGGCCGCGCGCAAGACCGCGAAGGCCGCCAAGAAGGCCAAGACGGAGAACCAGGCCAAGCGCAAGAAGAAAGACAAGGTCAAGAAGCCCAAGAAGGAGGGCTCTCAGTAGTGAGAGCCTTTTCCGGACGGCCGCCTGCCTCAGGAGCCGGACAGACCTATCAGGTCTATGCGGGGCCAAGGTTCACTAGCACCGCACCTGCAACTCGCTTATCGGCCGGTTCCCCCTCAGCACCACGGATCATGGCTCGCACCCGCTGAGGAAGCCGGCGCACTGGACGGTCCGCCATCTCCCGTAGCTGTACGCGAAGGGCACGTTCGGTACGACTAAGCGGCGCTGCAATACGCGTCGTCTCGTGATCGGACCACCAGCGGTCCTCCTCGCCGTCGTGCTGATGACGATCAACCCGGCCCAACTCGTTTGAGCTGGAGGACCTGATCGGAAGCCTAGCCACTCCTGAAGGAGCTTTCGAAAGTTCTGCCTCCTCCTCAAGCTCCGCAAGAGCTGTTTGGTGCAGACTCAGCACCCTCCCGTAAGCAACTTCCAGGCTCGGCGCATGGGATTCACTCCCATCACAAAGGATGCGATTCCACGGACGACTGCGATGCTTCACATATCGCGTGCTCACGCGCTCTCCGCGAAGGGTCTGCTTGACAACCAGGGCCGACGCTATGGTGCATCCCAGCTGCCCCTCGGTGAAGGGGCCATGGTCGCAGCCCACCCACGGCTTGCCTGGTCGAATCTGTGGCCAGTTGAGGTGGTTGTAGAAGACGTAGGCAGGGATGCAGCCTGCCTTCATGGCGTCTTCGATCAGAAGATCATTCTGATACCTGTCGCCGTCGGGTCGATACCGCAGGTCGTATCCGCCATTCCGATTGGCACGCTTCGCTTGGACTCGCATGCCGAACCCCACGGCCCCAGAATGAAACCACCACTCCCAGTCCGCCCCATTCGAGCGCTCCTCGTCGCTCGCGAACGGACGGATCGCCACCCGGTCTCCATGGGCCCGATCGATGGCCCGGAGATTTTCCTCGGTGTGCGTCACTTCGCTCGATGGCCAGCCCCTACGGTGTTCGGCAGCCAGAGCTGCGAAGGTTAGTTCGGCCCGCCGAGCCAGAGTTCCGCACAGTGAGCCGACCATAGATGTGCGCACACCACAGGCCCGACAAAATGTGTCATTCTCACCAACCTGCTGCCCGCAATTGCAACGCGCCAATGCACCTTCACCCCTCCACGTTTCACCTGCCCAGCTTCGTCACTCTAGGCTGCTGCGGCCTTGCGTGAGCCCCATCAAAGCACTGCAGATTGGATCTTCGAGCATCCGATCGCGCCCCTTCCGCTCGGCGGCACTCGCCGTCCCAGGACTCCTCACCACGGGCATACACATCAAGCGTGAAGCGCGCGCCCGAGGATACTCAGCGATGCGGCAGACGGATCGAAAGTGATGCTTTATCGCTCAGCGAATCGCATTGTTTGCGCCGCCAGCGTGCTCTGGTCGGCCCCTACTGGGCCGCTCCGCTCACGCATCGCTCACGCAAGCACTTCCACGGCATCCCCGTCGCGCGGTTCGACATGCCCTGGGCATGAAAAAACCCCAGGTCACGGCGAGTGAGTCCTGGGGTAATTCCGAGCCGCCTTCGGGATTCGAACCCGAGACCTACGCATTACGAGTGCGTTGCTCTGGCCAACTGAGCTAAGGCGGCACGCTCTGTCGCACCATGGTGCGGTCAGCAGCGACGCCAAGTCTACACAGTTTCGAGGAGTGCTCCGTACCGCCCGCCTCCGAAGACGTATCCGCAGGTCAGCTGCACTTCTTGCCGTCCTTGGGCGGTGTGCCGTCCAGCAGGTAGGTGTTGATCGCCGTGTCGATGCAGTCGCTGCCCCGGCCGTAGGCCGTGTGTCCGTCGCCCTCGTAGGTGAGCAGGGAGCCGGACGAGAGCTGGTCCGCCAGGGACTCGGCCCACTTGTACGGGGTGGCGGGGTCGCGCGTGGTGCCGACCACGACGATCGGCGCGGCACCCTCCGCCTCCGTGCGGTTCGGGGTGCCGGTGGGCTCGACGGGCCAGGAGTCGCAGTTCAGGGCCGCCCAGGCGAAGCCCCTACCGAAGACCGGGGAGGCCTCCTCGAACTCCGGGAGGGCCTTCTCCACCGCTGCGGGGCCGGAGAAGGCGGGGGGCAGGTCCAGGCAGTTCACGGCCGCGTTGGCGAACATCAGATTGGCGTACTCACCGTTGGGCTGGCGCTCGTAGTAGCTGTCGGCCAGGGACAGCAGGCCGGAACCGTCACCACGCCGGGCGCCGGCGACGGCTTCGCGGAGCTGGGGCCAGGCGGCCTCGTCGTACATCGCCGCGATCACACCCGTGGTCGCCAGGGACTCGGTCAGCTTCCGGGTCTCGCCGGTCGGCACGGGCGCGGAGTCCAGATCGTCGAAGAGCTTCTTCAGGGCGGTCGCCGCGTCGGCGGTGGACGTGGTGCCGAGCGGGCAGTCCTTCTGCTTCACGCAGTCCGCGGCGAAGGACTGGAACGCGGCCTCGAATCCGGCGGTCTGATCGCGGTTGATGTCGATCGCGGGGAGCGAGGGGTCCATCGCTCCGTCCAGGACGAGCCGGCCCACCCGGGCGGGGAAGAGGTCGGCGTAGGTCGCGCCGAGGAACGTGCCGTACGACGCTCCGACGTAGTGCAGCTTCTCGTCACCGAGCAGGGAGCGCAGGATGTCCATGTCGCGTGCCGTCTCGATCGTGGAGACGTGCGGGAGGATCTTCCCGGAGCGCTTCTCGCAGCCCTTCGCGAACTTCTCGAAGGACGTGTTCAGCGCTTCGACCTCCGCGCGGTCGTCGGGGGTCTGGTCCACCTGTGTGTAGGTGTCCATCTCCTTGCCGGTGAGGCACTCCACGGGTTCGCTGCGGGCGACCCCGCGCGGGTCGATCGCCACCATGTCGTACCGGGCGCGGACGGGGGCGGGGTAACCGATGGCCGCGTACCCCTGGAGGTAGTCGACGGCGGAACCGCCGGGACCGCCGGGATTCACCAGGAGCGAGCCGATGCGCTTGCCCGGTCCCGTGGCCTTCTTGCGGGAGACGGCCAGCCTGGCGTCCCCTCCGTCGGGCTTCCCGTAGTCCAGCGGCGCCTTCATCGTGGTGCACTGGAAGCCCTCCACGCCGCAGTCCCGCCAGCGCAGCGTCTGCCCGTAGTACGGCTCCAGCTCCTCGGCGACGGCCGATCCCGTCGCCGACGCGCTGGGCGCCGAACCGCCGGTGCTGCAGCCGGAGACGAGGAGGCCGGCAGTGCCGAGCCCGGTGGCGAAGATTCGGAGCAGGCGCCTGGTGTCCATCCCCGGAGCGTAGCCGCCACCTGACGACTCGACCGATTCCCTGCTCATACGGGTGAATTCGCACGCTCCGACGACGGACGGGGCCCTGCCCCCGGGGCGGTGACGCGCGCGAGACGTCGCCGTGGGGGCTGTGACGCACGGCGTGTGTCGAGCGGGGAGGACGGGGCGTCAGCCCGCCCGGAGCGCCACCGCCATCGCCTCCACGGCGAGCAGGGGCGCGACGTTCCGGTCGAGCGCGCGACGGCAGGCGATCACGGCCTCGATCCGGCGCAGGGTGCGCTCGGGGGTGGACTCCTCGGCGATCCGGTCGAGGGCGTCCCGTACGTCGGTGTTGGCGAGGGCGATCCGGGAGCCGAGCTGGAGCGCCAGGACGTCACGGTAGAAGCCGGTGAGCTCGCTCAGCGCGAGATCGAGGCTGTCGCGCTGCGTACGCGTCCTCCGGCGCTTCTGCCGGTCCTCGAGCTCCTTCATCGCACCGGCGGTCCCGCGCGGCATCCGGCCCCCCGCCACGCCGCCGAGCGCCGCCTTCATGTCGTCCGTCTCCTTGACGTCGACCTCCTCGGCGACCTGCTTGGCGTCGTCCGTCGCCGTGTCGATCAGCTCCTGCGCCGCCTTGAGGCAGCCGCCCACGTCGTGGACGCGCAGCGGGAGCTTGAGCACGGCGGCGCGGCGGGCGCGCGCCCGCTCGTCCGTGGCCAGGCGGCGCGCCCGGCCGATGTGCCCCTGCGTGGCACGGGCGGCGGACGCGGCTCGCTCGGGGTCGATGCCGTCGCGCCGGATCAGGACGTCGGCCACGGCGTCCACGGGCGGGGTGCGCAGCGTGAGATGGCGGCAGCGGGAGCGGATCGTCGGCAGCACGTCCTCGAGGGACGGGGCGCAGAGCAGCCACACCGTGCGGGGCGCGGGCTCCTCCACGGCCTTGAGCAGGACGTTGCCCGCGCCCTCGGTGAGACGGTCCGCGTCCTCCATGACGATGACCTGCCAGCGCCCCACGGCGGGGGACAGCTGGGCCCGGCGGACCAGCTCGCGGGTCTCCTTCACGCCGATCGAGAGCAGATCCGTGCGGATCACCTCGACGTCCGCGTGGGTGCCGATCAGGGCCGTGTGGCAGCCGTCGCAGAAGCCGCAGCCCGGCGCCCCGCCCAGGGCCCGGTCAGGGCTGGTGCACTGGAGCGCCGCAGCGAAGGCGCGGGCGGCGGTGGACCGGCCGGACCCGGGCGGGCCCGTGAACAGCCAGGCGTGGGTCATCTTCGAGCCGGGCGGGACCGGCTTGCCCTCGGACTGAGCGGTGACCAGCGTGTCGGCGTCCCGGGCGGCGCCACCGAGCTGCTCCTGCACCCGGTCCTGTCCGACCAGGTCGTCCCATACGGTCATGGTCACCGCCCTTCCGTGGTGTGCTGCGGGAACGCCGGGACTCCCGGCGCTTCCCCATTGTGCGGGAAGGGTCCGACAATCCCGGCGTTCCGTGCGCGGTCCCTCCGGCCTACCGCCCGTCAGCGGCGGGGGCGGCGCCCGCCGCGGCCGGAGCCGCCCTGGTCCTCGTCCTTGTCGCCGAGCAGTTCGTCGGCCAGGGACGGCAGATCGTCGAGCGGAGTCTCCTCGGCCCAGTCGGAACGCGGCCGCTTCTGGCGGCCGGACGTCCCCTTGGCCGCCCGTCCGGCCTGCGGATCGTCGCTGACCTGGGGCAGCTCACGCGTGCGCTCGTTCTCGCTCTCGGCGGCGGGAGCCCGGCGCTCGTCGCGGAACACACCCGGCGGCACCCGGTCCGAGGGGTCCTCGTCGCGCACGGGCCGCAGGACGGCCGTCTCGTCCGCGTCGCGCACGGACGGCAGCACGGTCGTCTCGTCCGCGTCGCGGTCAGGCCGGTCCGGCCGGGCGACCGGCACGGGCTGCGTGATCTCGTTCGGATTGACGACCGGGGTCGGGACGGTGAGCTCGTTGTCCTGCACGGACGGCCCGGAGGCCCCGGAGCCGGGCCGGCCCGATTCCCTGGAACGCTCGGCTGCGGCGGCTGCCGCTGCTTCCTCGGCCCGGGCGGCCGCCTCGGCCTCGGCGCGGCGGCGCGCCTCCTCGGAACGGATCAGCGCCTCCTCCGCCCTGCGCTGCTTCTCCAGGCGCAGTTCCTCCGCCTCCTTGCGCAGCCGCGCCTCCTCCTGCGCCTGCTGGCGGAGCCGCTCCTGCTCGGCCTCGCGCACCCGCTCCTCGGCCTCGAGCCGGGCGCGCTCCTCCTCCGCACGGCGACGGGCCTCCTCGGCGCGCTGCCGCGCCTCCTCCGCCTGCCGTTCGGCCTCGCGCTGCCGCGCCTCTTCCTCCTCGCGGCGCCTGCGCTCCTCCTCCTCGGCACGGAGCTTGGCGAGCTGGGCCTGCCGCTCGGCCTCCAGCCGCTCCTCCTCCGCCTTGCGGGCGGCCTCTTCCTCGGCCTGGCGCCTGATCTCCTCCTCGGCGGCCTTGCGCGCCTCTTCCCGGGCCTTGATCTCGGCCTCGGAGAGCGGGAGGACCCGGTCGAGCCGGTGGCGTACGACGGTGGTGATCGCTTCCGGTTCCTGCCCGGCGTCCACCACCAGGTAGCGGGCCGGGTCGGCCGCCGCGAGGGTGAGGAAGCCCGACCGCACCCGGGTGTGGAATTCCGCCGGCTCGGACTCCAGCCGGTCGGGTGCCTCGGTGAAGCGTTCCCGCGCGGTCTCCGGGTCGACGTCCAACAGCACCGTCAGATGCGGTACGAGCCCGCTCGTCGCCCAGCGCGAGATACGGGCGATCTCCGTCGGGGCGAGGTCCCGGCCCGCGCCCTGGTAGGCGACGGACGAGTCGATGTAGCGGTCCGAGATGACGATCGCGCCGCGCTCCAGGGCGGGACGGACCACGGAGTCCACGTGCTCGGCCCGGTCGGCGGCGTACAGCAGGGCCTCGGCCCGGTTGGACAGGCCGGCCGACGAGACGTCGAGCAGGATCGAACGCAGCCGCTTGCCGACCGGGGTGGCCCCCGGCTCGCGGGTCACGACGACCTCATGGCCCTTGGCACGGATCCATTCGGCGAGCGCCTCGACCTGGGTGGACTTGCCGGCTCCGTCGCCGCCCTCCAGGGCGAGGAAGAAACCGTTCGCCGCGGGCGCGACCGCGGGGTCTCCGCCCCGCAGTGCCTCGCGCAGGTCACGGCGCAGCGGCACACCGGCCCGGTCGTCGGTCCTGGCGAGGACGATGACCGCGACCGGCAGCAGCAGCGCGCCGATGAGCATCAGCGCGAAGGCCGCACCGCCGTGCGCGAAGACGAAGTCGCCGGACCCGAGACGGTGCCGGCCGATGGCGGCCGCGAGCAGCGGGCCACCCACCGCGCCGAGCGCGACGAGCACCCGGACGACGGCCTGGAGGTGCTCGGTGACCCGCGCCTGGTGAGCCGCTTCGGTCTCCTGGTCGATGACCGCGTGGCCGATGTGGGCCGCGACGCCCGCCGAGTAACCGGCGAGCAGGGCGATCAGCAGCCCGGTCGCGGTGTCGGGCACCAGACCGAGCGCGAGGAGCGACACACCCGTGAGGGCGACCGCCAGCGCCAGCAGACGGCGCCGCGACAGGGCGGGCAGCACCTTGGGCGCCGTGCGGATACCGAGCGCGGTGCCGCCGGTCAGGACCAGGATCAGCAGGGCGAAGGTGGCGGGACCGCCATCGAGGTCGGAGGCGTGCAGCACGGAGACGGACGCGGCGGCGGCGATCGCCCCGGCGACCGCGGCGCACGCGGCGACGACCAGCGGGATGCTGCCGGTGCGGCCCTTGTCGGAGCCCGCGCCCGTGGCCGGCCTGCGCAGCCCCTCCAGGGGCGAACGCGGACGAGGGGTCCGGGTGGCCGGCAGTTCGAGGAAGTACAGGGTCGAGACGGAGGCGGAGAAGAGTCCCGCCGCGATGTACGACCCGAGAGCGGCCTGGTGCACGGAGAACCAGTCGAAACCGGTGCCGAGCAGTTCACCGACGAGCGCGGCGACGACCAGTACGGCCGCGGCCGCGGGAACGGCGAGGAAGTTCGTCCGCAGGGAGAGCCTGCGCAGGGCGTCGAGGTGGTCCGGCAGCGGGCGCACGGCGGCGCCCTCCGGCGGCGGGGCGGGCAGCAGCGCGGGGGCCGCGCTCTCCTTGGCCACCGCCCACAGCCGCTCGCCGACACCGGCCACGAAGACGGTGATCAGGATCATCATGAGTGCCTTGTCCGGCATCCAGTCGATCCACAGGGGCGCGACGATCAGGAGCGCGAGCCGAAGCCCGTCCGCCCCGATCATCAGCCAGCGGCGGTCGACCGGACCAGCGGGCGCGGTGAGCGCGGTCAGAGGCCCCAGGAGTACGGCTCCGAAGAGCACGGTGGAAAGGATCCGGGCGCCGAACACGGCGGCGACGGCGAAGGCCGCCCCGCGGTATCCGGCCCCGAATGAGCCCTCGAGGACCGCCGCCTGCAGCGACAACAGCACAAGCACGAGAAGGGCGAGTGAATCGCCGATACTGCCGACGAGCTGGGCGCTCCACAACCGCCGGAGCGGGGGAACACGCAACAGGGCTCGTACGGCGCGCTCGCGTGAGTCTGCGGCAAGTGGGTCGGAGGTGGGGCTCACGACCAATGGCTGCTCGGCTCGCGTCATCCGCCCAGCCTATCGGCAGCGGTGCGGTGCCCGGGGGCCGCGTCCGAACATATGCCCCACAGGCACACGGACCGCACGCCGGGAGACACGCCGGAAGGGCTGAAGGGCCCAGCGAGGCCCCAGCCCTTCCGGCGTTCCGTGTGTGCCCGACCGTTCCGTGTGTGCCCGACAGCCGTTGTCCCACGCCTGCACGGACGACGGCGGGTGATCCGACGGTGGGTGATCCGTGATCCGCGCCACCGGGCCGACGGGCCGACGGGCCGACGGGCCGACGGGCCGACAAGCCATCGGGCCGACCGGCGGATCGACGCCGCCTACCGCGCGGGTGATCCGCCCCGCCCGGACGGCGATCGGCTCACCGCTCCGGGCGGCCCTACAGCCGG contains:
- a CDS encoding DNA polymerase III subunit delta' gives rise to the protein MTVWDDLVGQDRVQEQLGGAARDADTLVTAQSEGKPVPPGSKMTHAWLFTGPPGSGRSTAARAFAAALQCTSPDRALGGAPGCGFCDGCHTALIGTHADVEVIRTDLLSIGVKETRELVRRAQLSPAVGRWQVIVMEDADRLTEGAGNVLLKAVEEPAPRTVWLLCAPSLEDVLPTIRSRCRHLTLRTPPVDAVADVLIRRDGIDPERAASAARATQGHIGRARRLATDERARARRAAVLKLPLRVHDVGGCLKAAQELIDTATDDAKQVAEEVDVKETDDMKAALGGVAGGRMPRGTAGAMKELEDRQKRRRTRTQRDSLDLALSELTGFYRDVLALQLGSRIALANTDVRDALDRIAEESTPERTLRRIEAVIACRRALDRNVAPLLAVEAMAVALRAG
- a CDS encoding tyrosine-type recombinase/integrase: MKGSTYRRCSCRDSNTGKELGSSCPKRNSRNHCTYSVRQELSPREDGSRRSFARGGYASLKAAQADLDHVRALLGLADSDDPEGTELIAEMLAEVSRERSPLPEVEETKRRLNAGQDLIGSLTVAEWLDRWLAGKRIRKSGLNRYETDIRVHLKPRIGNRRLDRLRVSHLSEMFTDIREANAQILEDNAQRRTALDNLATVPWKGVGNRARRKAMKAAIDEMPPFRRVTGPATRLHVKATLRAALNDAIGQQIITFNPAAHVEIDPVRKPKALVWTDERVAKWEQTGEKPSPVMVWTPQQTGAFLDFVAEDRLYAMWHLIAFRGLRRGEACGQPWSETNLDTHFLTVSSQLVQDGWEVEASDPKTDSGSRVVALDDDTVDVLKHHRERQDKAREEWGTAWIETGHVFTQEDGSWLHPGKVTDLFERLVAASGLPPIRLHDLRHGAATLMLAAGIDIKIVSDTLGHSDTRITRDIYQSVLPHVGKSAAEATAKLVPLQRKTEAEKAARKTAKAAKKAKTENQAKRKKKDKVKKPKKEGSQ
- a CDS encoding DUF6615 family protein, whose translation is MVGSLCGTLARRAELTFAALAAEHRRGWPSSEVTHTEENLRAIDRAHGDRVAIRPFASDEERSNGADWEWWFHSGAVGFGMRVQAKRANRNGGYDLRYRPDGDRYQNDLLIEDAMKAGCIPAYVFYNHLNWPQIRPGKPWVGCDHGPFTEGQLGCTIASALVVKQTLRGERVSTRYVKHRSRPWNRILCDGSESHAPSLEVAYGRVLSLHQTALAELEEEAELSKAPSGVARLPIRSSSSNELGRVDRHQHDGEEDRWWSDHETTRIAAPLSRTERALRVQLREMADRPVRRLPQRVRAMIRGAEGEPADKRVAGAVLVNLGPA
- a CDS encoding alpha/beta hydrolase; this encodes MDTRRLLRIFATGLGTAGLLVSGCSTGGSAPSASATGSAVAEELEPYYGQTLRWRDCGVEGFQCTTMKAPLDYGKPDGGDARLAVSRKKATGPGKRIGSLLVNPGGPGGSAVDYLQGYAAIGYPAPVRARYDMVAIDPRGVARSEPVECLTGKEMDTYTQVDQTPDDRAEVEALNTSFEKFAKGCEKRSGKILPHVSTIETARDMDILRSLLGDEKLHYVGASYGTFLGATYADLFPARVGRLVLDGAMDPSLPAIDINRDQTAGFEAAFQSFAADCVKQKDCPLGTTSTADAATALKKLFDDLDSAPVPTGETRKLTESLATTGVIAAMYDEAAWPQLREAVAGARRGDGSGLLSLADSYYERQPNGEYANLMFANAAVNCLDLPPAFSGPAAVEKALPEFEEASPVFGRGFAWAALNCDSWPVEPTGTPNRTEAEGAAPIVVVGTTRDPATPYKWAESLADQLSSGSLLTYEGDGHTAYGRGSDCIDTAINTYLLDGTPPKDGKKCS
- the tmk gene encoding dTMP kinase gives rise to the protein MTRAEQPLVVSPTSDPLAADSRERAVRALLRVPPLRRLWSAQLVGSIGDSLALLVLVLLSLQAAVLEGSFGAGYRGAAFAVAAVFGARILSTVLFGAVLLGPLTALTAPAGPVDRRWLMIGADGLRLALLIVAPLWIDWMPDKALMMILITVFVAGVGERLWAVAKESAAPALLPAPPPEGAAVRPLPDHLDALRRLSLRTNFLAVPAAAAVLVVAALVGELLGTGFDWFSVHQAALGSYIAAGLFSASVSTLYFLELPATRTPRPRSPLEGLRRPATGAGSDKGRTGSIPLVVAACAAVAGAIAAAASVSVLHASDLDGGPATFALLILVLTGGTALGIRTAPKVLPALSRRRLLALAVALTGVSLLALGLVPDTATGLLIALLAGYSAGVAAHIGHAVIDQETEAAHQARVTEHLQAVVRVLVALGAVGGPLLAAAIGRHRLGSGDFVFAHGGAAFALMLIGALLLPVAVIVLARTDDRAGVPLRRDLREALRGGDPAVAPAANGFFLALEGGDGAGKSTQVEALAEWIRAKGHEVVVTREPGATPVGKRLRSILLDVSSAGLSNRAEALLYAADRAEHVDSVVRPALERGAIVISDRYIDSSVAYQGAGRDLAPTEIARISRWATSGLVPHLTVLLDVDPETARERFTEAPDRLESEPAEFHTRVRSGFLTLAAADPARYLVVDAGQEPEAITTVVRHRLDRVLPLSEAEIKAREEARKAAEEEIRRQAEEEAARKAEEERLEAERQAQLAKLRAEEEERRRREEEEARQREAERQAEEARQRAEEARRRAEEERARLEAEERVREAEQERLRQQAQEEARLRKEAEELRLEKQRRAEEALIRSEEARRRAEAEAAARAEEAAAAAAAERSRESGRPGSGASGPSVQDNELTVPTPVVNPNEITQPVPVARPDRPDRDADETTVLPSVRDADETAVLRPVRDEDPSDRVPPGVFRDERRAPAAESENERTRELPQVSDDPQAGRAAKGTSGRQKRPRSDWAEETPLDDLPSLADELLGDKDEDQGGSGRGGRRPRR